agagggtcgaccagcgcggccgcgcaccaaatcaatgcggtccgcgctgggtgggttcagagagaacccacttctcccctccctcggtgcggccgcggtgcatttctgtgcggtccccaccgatgtataaattcgggatttttagtcatttttccacttttcaaaaacccaaaatctaagaggcgattttccaaacaacctttcttcttcaaaacgattggtaagtgattctaactcattttcttcacttcttaacatcttttaacatgatttcaacttcaaaacaaagattttcatgggggaaattgggtgtttgggtagaacctaagttttctacaaattgaggagttggacctcaatttgaggtccgatttcaaaacaaatcatatatttggactcgtgggagaatgggtaaccgggttttggtctgaacctcgagtttcgaccatgtgggtccgggggtatttttgaccattttggaaaaaaccttgtaaaatttatttttcatgcatggggagtgattcatttagtaattattaatgtgattaagtaacttatgactagattcgagtggattggtggtggaatcaagaggtaaagctatactagaagcgtgagttgagtttggagcattcgaggtaagtgtttgttctaactttggcttgagggaataggattaggatgttattttctacttgctaatatggagtacggtgtataggcatgatgacggttatctatgcatcggagtctagcatgaccgtgagtcttaattgcttttaattcgaataacgtgacacaacctccttgtttatttgatgagtttcatataatgtgaacggttgaggtaaaattgtgattggtgtacttttggagcgttagctcgaacatgaatgtgttagttgaggaagaatggatttaaaaaggagaatgtgttgtgaatactcccttgccgggatgtgtagactgatatatatattctcccttgtcgggatattttgggctgttagctgtacccttgccgggttaaaggtattgagttgttattctcccctgaagggactctcgaggtagcctagctggcgttcgcaggccgaagtccctttccatgtttttcgtttgttcatcttgtatcagacaaacatgatgtatttcctttcagacattgtttgtagtattctgtagtagtccgtgagctagtgacaccagaccttgggtagtgatgtgtattaaacttccgcacttttggttttcagttgctttagatttaaagtcttccgcttaaattttgtctcgtttattatattgtttgaaagaaagcaggaaaggtgttttaaatatttggcttgcctagctccgatagtaggcgccatcacgacacccgatggtgggaaatccgggtcatgacaactTAAGCCCTTGGTTAAGATATGATCAGGTTGATCAGCAGACCTCAAGTAGACTGTTTGAACTAAGCCTAAATGAATTTTCTCACGGATGAAATTACAATCAATGTCAATATATTTTGTTTGTTCATGGAACACAGGATTGGAAGTAATTTGCATTGATGATTTACTGTCCCAATGAAGGGGAACATGCAATGTGAGAGCAACACCCAATTTATTGAACAAACCAACAAGCCACACAATCTCAGCCACTGTTGATGCTAGACTACGATACTCTGCCTCAGCAAAACTCCTGGAAATAGAGCTTTGCTTCTTGGACTTCCATGAAATGAGGGAGTCACCAAACTGCACCAAGTAACCAATGATTGATTTTCTGGTATTAGGACAAgctgcccaatcagcatcacaATAAGCCTTTAATTGTGTAGATGAAGTAGTTGACATAAGAATCTCCAGACCTAGGCTTTGTTTGATGTACCTAACCACCCTAAGATCTCCTTCCATGTGAGAACTCTTGGGAGCTTGCATAACTGGCTTAGACATTGTTTAGCAAAGGAGATATCTGTCCTTGTAATTATCAAATAGAGGAGTTTGCCTATCAGTCTTTGATTGGCACCAGGATCTTCAAGAAAGGAATCATCCTTAAGACCAAGGTGATCATCATATATAATTGAGGTGAGTTTTTGATTTATCTCGACGGGAGCATGAACATGCTTAGTTCCTACAAGACCAACATCTGAGATGAGCTCAAGAGCATACTTTCTCTTATGCAACAGTTTCCCTTCTTTGCTTCTAGCAAATTTAATGCCCAAAAAATACCTCAACTCTCCCAGGTCTTTGATTTTAAAGTTTTGATGTAGAATCTATTTGGTAGTAGAAATAAGGTCTGCACCATCACCAGTAATCAGAAGGTCATCAATATAGACCAAAACAACTACAATATGAGAGTCATGTTTCTTAGTGAACAGGGAATAGTCAAAATGACTCTGCTGGAATCCTGAATTAAGAAGTTATGTGGTCAACTTAATATTCTATTGCCTCGAAGCTTGCTTGAGTCTATATAGTGACTTAAGCAATTTGCAC
This sequence is a window from Nicotiana sylvestris chromosome 3, ASM39365v2, whole genome shotgun sequence. Protein-coding genes within it:
- the LOC138887765 gene encoding uncharacterized mitochondrial protein AtMg00810-like; amino-acid sequence: MSKPVMQAPKSSHMEGDLRVVRYIKQSLGLEILMSTTSSTQLKAYCDADWAACPNTRKSIIGYLVQFGDSLISWKSKKQSSISRSFAEAEYRSLASTVAEIVWLVGLFNKLGVALTLHVPLHWDSKSSMQITSNPVFHEQTKYIDIDYSA